The following proteins are encoded in a genomic region of Micropterus dolomieu isolate WLL.071019.BEF.003 ecotype Adirondacks linkage group LG04, ASM2129224v1, whole genome shotgun sequence:
- the LOC123969262 gene encoding intercellular adhesion molecule 4-like, with amino-acid sequence MFKFFLIFLTKKQLGIMFFHLIILLVSLMSFLRDLNVFSCDNNCEEKPVFTPSRLVVKYDDPTSANCSVCRHTCLNSLFGLEKSVGEITTNGTTISWTVDRMTEWDTSPICYYNYDGHQCCSFLNVTLYQLPHNVSISFVNHSGPMLEGHQYTLQCTVQDVAPVKDLTVTFYKGHTALGQRQSNNNKEKKPVTKSFTFNITPSKEDDGVQYWCEAKLELGPEGPRHPPVVMSQNVTATVYCESDNSINTSWPPGLSCWPVLQ; translated from the exons atgtttaaattttttttaatatttcttacCAAAAAACAACTGGGAATaatgtttttccatttaattattttgttagtATCCTTGATGAGTTTTCTGCGGGATCTCAATGTATTCAGTTGTG ATAACAACTGTGAAGAAAAACCTGTGTTCACTCCATCCAGACTGGTAGTGAAGTATGACGACCCAACCTCTGCCAACTGCTCTGTATGTCGGCATACTTGCCTCAACAGCTTATTTGGTTTGGAAAAATCTGTGGGAGAGATAACAACAAACGGAACCACGATTTCATGGACGGTTGACAGAATGACTGAATGGGACACATCTCCCATCTGCTATTATAATTATGATGGGCACCAGTGTTGTAGCTTCCTGAATGTAACTCTCTATC agCTTCCACATAATGTGTCCATCAGCTTTGTTAATCACTCTGGGCCGATGTTGGAGGGTCATCAGTACACTCTGCAGTGTACAGTACAGGATGTTGCTCCTGTTAAAGACCTCACTGTGACCTTCTACAAAGGACACACAGCACTGGGTCAACGGCAGtctaacaacaacaaagagaaGAAACCAGTGACCAAGAGCTTCACTTTTAACATCACACCCAGTAAAGAAGATGATGGAGTCCAGTACTGGTGTGAAGCCAAGCTAGAACTGGGACCTGAAGGACCACGGCACCCTCCAGTGGTGATGTCGCAAAACGTCACCGCCACTGTCTACTGTGAGTCTGACAACAGTATCAACACAAGTTGGCCCCCTGGGTTATCATGTTGGCCTGTTTTGCAGTGA